Proteins found in one Litorihabitans aurantiacus genomic segment:
- a CDS encoding APC family permease — MTGHAGGAATTGTATTAPLSGGGLRRSIGGFLLFAFIVGDTLGAGIYTLVGTMAADVGGVIWLPLLIALVVALLTAGTYAELITKYPHAGGAARFAERAFGKPYLSFLVGFLMMASGITTAAALANAFSGDYFTALVDVNPQLVAVLFIVILTVVNLRGVVESMRANLLASCIEVTGLVVVIAVATIFIFGGGGDTGRLVQFAEGVPPLQGAFAASIVAFFSFLGFEAAANMAEEVRNPSKVYPRALFGALITAAVVYLGIALGAGAVLPADELAASSGPLLAVVEATGLGVPSWLFALVALVAIANGGLLFMVMASRVGYGLAEAGLLPRAFGSVLPGRRTPWISILVVAGSTIGLSFLGNVGQLADVTVLLLLLVFISANVSVLVLKKDRVEHEHFSIPRVVPVLAIIASLVLLAQQDGVIWLGSLAYIAVGTVLYLIARFTRKREDAAVAARPAEPSDAVERVPWDD, encoded by the coding sequence ATGACTGGACACGCAGGCGGGGCAGCAACGACCGGCACGGCGACGACCGCACCCTTGAGCGGCGGTGGGCTGCGGCGGAGCATCGGCGGATTCCTGCTGTTCGCCTTCATCGTCGGGGACACCCTCGGCGCGGGCATCTACACCCTGGTGGGCACGATGGCCGCCGACGTCGGGGGCGTGATCTGGCTCCCTCTCCTCATCGCGCTCGTCGTGGCCCTGCTCACGGCCGGCACGTACGCCGAGCTCATCACGAAGTACCCGCACGCGGGCGGGGCGGCGCGATTCGCCGAGCGCGCGTTCGGCAAGCCCTACCTGTCGTTCCTCGTCGGCTTCCTCATGATGGCCTCGGGGATCACGACGGCGGCCGCGCTCGCCAACGCGTTCTCCGGCGACTACTTCACCGCGCTGGTGGACGTGAACCCGCAGCTCGTCGCGGTCCTCTTCATCGTGATCCTCACCGTCGTCAACCTGCGCGGCGTGGTCGAGTCGATGCGGGCCAACCTCCTCGCCTCGTGCATCGAGGTCACCGGACTCGTCGTCGTGATCGCCGTGGCGACCATCTTCATCTTCGGCGGGGGCGGCGACACCGGCCGGCTCGTGCAGTTCGCCGAGGGCGTGCCGCCGCTCCAGGGCGCGTTCGCCGCGTCCATCGTTGCGTTCTTCTCCTTCCTCGGCTTCGAGGCGGCGGCCAACATGGCCGAGGAGGTCCGCAACCCCAGCAAGGTCTACCCGCGAGCACTGTTCGGCGCGCTCATCACCGCGGCCGTGGTCTACCTCGGGATCGCTCTCGGGGCCGGCGCCGTCCTGCCCGCCGACGAGCTCGCCGCCTCCAGCGGCCCGCTGCTGGCCGTCGTGGAGGCGACGGGGCTAGGCGTGCCGTCCTGGCTGTTCGCCCTCGTCGCGCTGGTCGCCATCGCCAACGGCGGGTTGCTGTTCATGGTCATGGCCAGCCGCGTCGGCTACGGCCTCGCCGAGGCCGGACTCCTGCCCCGGGCGTTCGGGAGCGTGCTGCCCGGTCGCCGCACCCCGTGGATCTCGATCCTCGTGGTCGCCGGCTCCACCATCGGACTGTCGTTCCTCGGCAACGTGGGGCAGCTGGCCGACGTCACCGTGCTGCTCCTCCTGCTGGTCTTCATCAGCGCGAACGTCAGTGTGCTGGTGCTGAAGAAGGACCGCGTCGAGCACGAGCACTTCTCCATCCCGCGCGTGGTCCCCGTCCTGGCGATCATCGCGAGCCTGGTGCTCCTGGCCCAGCAGGACGGCGTCATCTGGCTCGGCTCGCTCGCCTACATCGCCGTCGGGACGGTCCTGTACCTGATCGCGCGCTTCACCCGCAAGCGCGAGGACGCCGCGGTGGCGGCCCGCCCGGCCGAGCCGAGCGACGCCGTCGAGCGTGTGCCCTGGGACGACTGA
- a CDS encoding glycine betaine ABC transporter substrate-binding protein — MTRVHRPVRRRRRSLVGGVGALAALALGGCGLQPAASFVPEFGEGSLERLDLPEGASVTVTSKNFTEQLILGKIAVLAAQAAGFTVTDLSNVPGSQPVRELMLSGGADITWEYTGTAWLTYLGQEEGIPDPAEQFAAVAEADGELGLTWSDPAPLNNTYAFAVSRDNAEKYGLETISDLATVPVGERTLCVEPEFNSRADGLTPLLEHYELPRGPEGIPDNQISVLDLGAVYAAIDRGNCVVGEVFSSDGRIPALDLVVLEDDRAFFPAYNASVVFYAETLETYPGLQDVFADVSARITDDLMRELNRQVDVDGEEPADVAYAWMVQEGFITEP; from the coding sequence ATGACCCGCGTGCACCGTCCCGTCCGCCGCCGTCGCCGCTCCCTCGTCGGCGGGGTCGGCGCCCTCGCGGCCCTCGCCCTGGGCGGGTGCGGGCTGCAGCCCGCCGCGAGCTTCGTGCCCGAGTTCGGCGAGGGCTCGCTCGAGCGCCTGGACCTCCCCGAGGGCGCGTCCGTCACGGTGACCTCGAAGAACTTCACCGAGCAGCTCATCCTCGGGAAGATCGCGGTCCTCGCGGCGCAGGCGGCCGGGTTCACCGTGACCGACCTCAGCAACGTGCCCGGCAGCCAGCCGGTGCGCGAGCTCATGCTCAGCGGCGGCGCCGACATCACCTGGGAGTACACCGGGACGGCGTGGCTGACCTACCTCGGCCAGGAGGAGGGCATCCCCGACCCGGCCGAGCAGTTCGCCGCCGTGGCGGAGGCCGACGGCGAGCTCGGCCTGACCTGGAGCGACCCGGCACCGCTGAACAACACCTACGCGTTCGCCGTCTCGCGCGACAACGCGGAGAAGTACGGGCTCGAGACGATCAGCGACCTCGCGACCGTGCCGGTGGGTGAGCGCACGCTCTGCGTGGAACCCGAGTTCAACTCCCGGGCCGACGGCCTCACGCCGCTGCTCGAGCACTACGAGCTGCCGCGCGGCCCGGAGGGAATCCCGGACAACCAGATCTCGGTCCTCGACCTCGGCGCCGTCTACGCGGCGATCGACCGCGGCAACTGCGTGGTCGGCGAGGTGTTCTCCTCCGACGGGCGCATCCCCGCGCTCGACCTCGTGGTGCTCGAGGACGACCGGGCCTTCTTCCCGGCCTACAACGCCTCGGTCGTGTTCTACGCCGAGACGCTCGAGACCTACCCCGGGCTGCAGGACGTCTTCGCCGACGTCTCGGCGCGCATCACCGACGACCTCATGCGCGAGCTCAACCGCCAGGTCGACGTCGACGGCGAGGAGCCGGCCGACGTCGCCTACGCCTGGATGGTGCAGGAGGGCTTCATCACCGAGCCGTGA
- a CDS encoding ABC transporter permease: MSAATAAASAPASSGRAGRTFPRGLIIQPLAILAALGAYALWVTTAEITATEANTLAPSNLWGYLVEHLALTFTAAGIVLVIAIPLGVLLTRRSLRAARAPVLAIANIGQAAPAIGLVVLLAFWLGFGFWASVVALVLYAALPVLRNTMLGITGVDQRLIDAGRGMGMSSTGVLLRVELPLAVPLMLAGIRTALVLLVGTATLAAFIDGGGLGILITTGVSLFLTNVLVAGSLLVALLALAIDWLGRVAEHVATPKGLS; encoded by the coding sequence ATGAGCGCCGCCACCGCAGCCGCCTCCGCTCCCGCCTCCTCGGGCCGGGCAGGGCGCACCTTCCCCCGCGGTCTGATCATCCAGCCGCTCGCGATCCTCGCGGCGCTCGGCGCCTACGCGCTCTGGGTGACGACGGCGGAGATCACCGCCACCGAGGCCAATACGCTCGCGCCGTCGAACCTGTGGGGCTACCTCGTGGAGCACCTCGCGCTCACCTTCACGGCGGCGGGCATCGTGCTCGTCATCGCGATCCCCCTGGGCGTGCTCCTCACGCGGCGCTCGCTGCGTGCCGCCCGCGCACCCGTCCTGGCGATCGCGAACATCGGGCAGGCGGCCCCGGCCATCGGCCTGGTCGTGCTCCTGGCGTTCTGGCTCGGGTTCGGCTTCTGGGCCTCGGTCGTGGCGCTCGTGCTGTACGCGGCGCTGCCCGTGCTGCGCAACACGATGCTGGGCATCACCGGCGTGGACCAGCGCCTCATCGACGCCGGTCGCGGGATGGGGATGAGCTCCACCGGTGTGCTGCTGCGTGTGGAGCTGCCGCTCGCCGTCCCGCTCATGCTCGCCGGCATCCGGACCGCGCTGGTGCTCCTGGTGGGGACGGCGACCCTCGCCGCGTTCATCGACGGCGGGGGGCTGGGCATCCTCATCACCACCGGTGTCTCGCTCTTCCTGACCAACGTGCTGGTGGCCGGGTCGCTCCTGGTCGCGCTGCTCGCGCTCGCCATCGACTGGCTCGGACGCGTCGCCGAGCACGTCGCGACCCCGAAGGGCCTCTCATGA
- a CDS encoding ATP-binding cassette domain-containing protein, whose amino-acid sequence MSETSTTATPPTGGSRILLENVTKRYGSATPAVGDLTMEIPAGKIVMLVGPSGCGKTTTLKMINRLIEPTSGTISLGDQDVTDIDGDQLRRRIGYVIQAGGLFPHMTIAANIAIVPKLLKWDAERIRARVDELLDLVSLDPDTYRDRYPRELSGGQQQRVGVARALAADPPVLLMDEPFGAVDPITRQRLQDELLLIQEEVGKTIVIVTHDFDEAVKLGDWIVIMREGGQIVQYDTPERILAEPADEFVENFIGAGAGLKQLALTRVSDVELADAVTARPGEVAAEVLERVTQAGHGHVVVLDDRDRPLSWLSRKQLGRVTQIPADTDAGLPVVSRSATLNDALDTMLVSSVAGALVTGRRDAFVGVIDVETVMRSIAEAREGSSRDAAAPIGVNGSTGSGAEPALDAVPGATSGAVLPAVSDHDGAR is encoded by the coding sequence GTGTCTGAGACATCGACGACAGCGACCCCGCCCACCGGGGGTTCCCGCATCCTGCTCGAGAACGTGACGAAGCGCTACGGCTCCGCCACCCCCGCCGTCGGCGACCTCACGATGGAGATCCCCGCGGGGAAGATCGTCATGCTCGTGGGCCCCTCGGGCTGCGGCAAGACGACCACCCTGAAAATGATCAACCGCCTCATCGAGCCGACCTCCGGCACGATCAGCCTCGGCGACCAGGACGTCACGGACATCGACGGCGACCAGCTGCGCCGCCGCATCGGCTACGTCATCCAGGCCGGCGGCCTCTTCCCGCACATGACGATCGCCGCCAACATCGCGATCGTCCCGAAGCTACTGAAGTGGGACGCCGAGCGCATCCGTGCCCGCGTCGACGAGCTGCTGGACCTCGTCTCGCTCGACCCCGACACCTACCGCGACCGCTACCCGCGGGAGCTGTCCGGCGGTCAGCAGCAGCGCGTCGGCGTCGCCCGCGCGCTCGCCGCCGACCCGCCCGTCCTGCTGATGGACGAGCCGTTCGGCGCCGTCGACCCGATCACGCGCCAGCGCCTGCAGGACGAGCTCCTCCTGATCCAGGAGGAGGTGGGCAAGACCATCGTCATCGTCACCCACGACTTCGACGAGGCGGTCAAGCTCGGCGACTGGATCGTGATCATGCGCGAGGGCGGCCAGATCGTGCAGTACGACACCCCCGAGCGCATCCTCGCCGAGCCGGCCGACGAGTTCGTCGAGAATTTCATCGGCGCCGGTGCGGGGCTCAAGCAGCTCGCGCTGACGCGGGTGAGCGACGTCGAGCTCGCCGACGCCGTCACCGCGCGCCCCGGCGAGGTCGCCGCCGAGGTGCTCGAGCGGGTGACGCAGGCCGGCCACGGCCACGTCGTCGTGCTCGACGACCGCGACCGGCCGCTCTCGTGGCTCTCGCGCAAGCAGCTCGGCCGCGTCACGCAGATCCCGGCCGACACGGACGCCGGCCTGCCGGTCGTGAGCCGCAGCGCGACGCTCAACGACGCCCTCGACACGATGCTCGTCTCGAGCGTGGCCGGGGCGCTGGTCACCGGGCGGCGCGACGCCTTCGTGGGCGTGATCGACGTCGAGACCGTGATGCGCTCGATCGCCGAGGCGCGCGAGGGTTCGAGCCGCGACGCCGCCGCGCCCATCGGCGTGAACGGCTCGACCGGGAGCGGTGCGGAGCCGGCCCTCGACGCCGTCCCGGGGGCCACCTCCGGCGCCGTCCTGCCCGCGGTGTCCGACCACGACGGGGCGCGATGA
- a CDS encoding ABC transporter permease: protein MIDFVVERWPQIAFASWQHLSLVVQSLALATVIAVGLAVLTYRRKPLASLANGVSAVGLTIPSFAFIGLLIAPMGFGVAPAVTVVTFFAALPILRNALVGLAGVDSSLVEAARGISLSRFQTLVRVELPLAWPVILGGIRISAQMVMGIAAVAAYSLGPGLGGLIFSGLSRLGGANALTSVVVGVVAVVVLALILDLLLVGLGRLTTPKGLRV, encoded by the coding sequence TTGATCGATTTCGTCGTCGAACGATGGCCCCAGATCGCCTTCGCGTCGTGGCAGCACCTCAGCCTGGTGGTGCAGTCGCTGGCCCTGGCCACCGTCATCGCCGTGGGTCTGGCGGTGCTGACCTACCGCCGCAAGCCCCTCGCCTCGCTGGCCAACGGCGTCAGCGCCGTCGGGCTGACCATCCCCTCCTTCGCCTTCATCGGCCTCCTCATCGCCCCCATGGGCTTCGGCGTGGCGCCCGCCGTCACGGTCGTGACGTTCTTCGCCGCGCTGCCGATCCTGCGCAACGCGCTGGTGGGCCTCGCCGGTGTCGACTCCTCCCTCGTCGAGGCGGCCCGCGGCATCAGCCTGTCGCGTTTCCAGACCCTCGTGCGCGTCGAGCTGCCGCTGGCCTGGCCCGTGATCCTTGGCGGCATCCGCATCTCGGCCCAGATGGTCATGGGCATCGCCGCCGTCGCCGCCTACTCCCTCGGGCCCGGGCTCGGTGGGCTGATCTTCTCCGGCCTGTCCCGCCTCGGCGGCGCGAACGCGCTGACCTCGGTGGTGGTCGGCGTCGTCGCCGTCGTCGTGCTCGCCCTGATCCTCGACCTCCTGCTGGTCGGCCTCGGCCGGCTCACCACCCCGAAAGGCCTCCGTGTCTGA